DNA sequence from the Lycium barbarum isolate Lr01 chromosome 5, ASM1917538v2, whole genome shotgun sequence genome:
ctgcagctccgaagcaagtggagtgcttctgagaattcgctgatagaacacctacgggtctgatccgtctccctgcctacctgcgggcatgagcgcagcatccacaagaagggacgtcagtacgaataatgtactgagtatgtaagacatgaataacaacataatatagatatgaaaggtaacatggaatatgagagataacctgtacatctggatgcctcataaggcggtgtcatgcatgcttagccttttaaaaaaaatatttttatacatatatatactaccatgctcggccattaaggctcggtgtcatatatatatagcatcatgcccggccattaaggctcgatgTCATATATAAATAgcatcatgcccggccattaaggctcggtgttatcatcattagcccccgTCCGGACCTCCCGCgcccggggcaatatcataacatgcccattgcagtggtatgcacatctacgtgtcatgcccggccgactatagcgcggtgcggtgtgagaaaatacatacatatatataaagcatgcatgagagcccaatcaaaagccacaactatatcggagtgacgtaaggtcggtagcctccgattatattatggatcaatcatcatcatttatcccaccttgaaggaactattattataaagtgagatcaacaataatgaataaaattgagataatcatgaaataagctcaataatatcataatagcattaaaatcataagctttcaagaatcatgaacttctaacttttggaagaaggttatggaaacatatatagaatcataacataggattcATGTCTAGCATGGAAGCTTGGTAACTCCTAATTCACAAGAAAGTAGTGCTTGGTTTTCCCGTTTATTCGTCAATTATATCTTCCAATGACATGATTTTTTGGCTATAATGGTGGCAGGCTTCAGGAAATGTTACCCTTGAAACAGTGCACACAATTGGACAAAACGGTGTTACCTGCGTTTCTAGGTATGCGTTTCATCCATGCTATTTCAAAAGATATTTCATATAATAAGATTGGCGGTTTACTTGCGCACATCAGACAAAAAATATTGCAGTAGATAATCTATGTTGTGTATCGTTCTTTTGATAGGCAAAATTGATAAACAGAGAACTTACATGGATTGCTAGAATAGTTAAGGGAATTAGGTTATGGATCTCTCGATTATTTATTCGATTAACAAAATCTTCACTTATAAGCACATGATTCATCGTGAGGTACCATAATTTCCTCAGATTAAATTCTACTCTTCTATTGGAATACTAGGCTGTTGTATGTCTTTTTCAAGGAGTGGATTTCATTCTAGTGTTAAAATGGGAAACATGGTCgatgaggattcatatagccgacctcAACTCGTTCGGAACTGAGGTGTAGTTTGTTTCTGGATTTCATACTGGAGAAAGCTTAATACTTGTTTCATCCAGTAATTATATTTTGATAAAAGAATCTTTCTTTTGTTATGATACTTATAGAATATGTTTTTGAATGTTTGCAGCGATGCCCTAACACATTATGTGAAAGCACTTGACATTTCCCTGAAAATCGATACAGAGCTCGCCCTTCACGTTGGACAACTTACAAAACAAGCATGACCAACATTTATTTATACTTTTGTTGGAACTCAAAAGAGTAGAAGCAGCATAATAGCACAAAGTGCAAATAAGAATCATAATACTAATTTCAAAGTAACCACTGCTTAATCAAACAAAAAGATGAAAGTTTTTGGAATATTCTTCATGGCTTTCTTCCAATGTAACTGCTCGAGTTGGTATTTCATTATAGCTTGCTTTCATATTTCATGACTTTGATACAATGAAGATACTTGATTTGAATGTTTGGTGTATGTAAAGTTGTGTTACTCGTTCTTTTATAGCTCTTTTCCAACCTCTGAAATTTTTGATGCACTATTTGTTTgtcacaaaaaacaaaaaaacaaaaaaaagaagaagaagaagttgggaTATAACACTTCTGGTCTCTCAATTATTAGTAATTCTTGTTTTGGTTCTTATGTTATCTGATTAAGCACATTTAATCCTCAATTAATAGAACACGTGTCTCTTTTGGTCCCTTCAATTATAACACTTATTTTGGTCTATATTACTCTCAAATATTGAGCAACAATACATATTTAACATTACATTGTCCATTAAATAGTTTAACAGTTGATAATTTTGAAAGAGTCGCAAGCACAAGGAAGAAAAGTGCGTTTCAGCTAATTGAAGGTTTAATATGTTTTATTTTTCTCTCCACACTAGCAGTTTGTCATTAGGATGGAATGCAAAACTGTGACTCTCACAACAGCAATTGGAGGCTTCCACATTATTTCAAGTCATAATAATTCAAACTAATGCGCGATAGTTTTCGTTCTGTATTAAAAACAAATTCCAAATCAAATTACAGATAAATGAAAAAACAAATATTTGCCAAAATGTGCAATTTTTGGCTCAACAATTCTAGTGGTGAATTATTTTTATGCAAACACCAAAAATATTCCCAATGCATTTGTAGAATGCAACGTAAGGGTAAACCATAACGGAAAAGGAAAGAATAGGTTGAAGCCGTTAAATAATACAAGCCATAAGTCTCATATGACTTATAAATCGCATTTGGCTTGTATAATAACGGCTTTTGTTTATTCTTTCCActatgctttatctttatgtcGCATTCCACAAATATGTTTTGCATATTTATGATATTCTCTTAGGAACAAAAACACACCACTGAAATTGTTGAGCCAAAAGTGCACATTTTGGGGGAAAATGCTTTGGGTTTCAAGTTTTCAAATAACATAAAATTCTAGCAATTCTCTGAAGGCAATGCACTCGAACAAATCACTTATTAAAATATTCAAACATTCTAGGATGTAGGTACTATATGCTTGAACACATATCTGAGTCAATTGACTATCAAGGGGGAAAATACATGCATAAACTCTCCATAACGTCTCATTTACTCAGGGTTTTAACACCACCAACACTAGTAGATTTTTCAACTTTCACTGAGCTAAAAAATCACCCCTGTATAAAAATCATGTGAAAAATTTAATGATATGTTGTGCTTGCTCATTATCACTTAATACATTGTTTTACAACTAAATCCAACGTTTTGATGAAGCGAATATACCTCATCGGTGACGAACGAGAACTCTGGGCTCCTTACAAGCTTGAGTAATCCTCCTCCTCCTTATAGGGCCAACGCCTAATTTGACATTTGACAATACAATTCTTTGACATTTATTACTACAGGTCATTATTACATAAATTAACAACTAACAATAATCAACTTGTTCGGGAAAAATTAGAGGAGAGTGTGCGaatggaaaaaaataaattcTAGTACTACAGTACTATTTTAATCAATTAGAATACAATTACTTTTCCTACATAATCATTCTTTTTTCATAAACCAAAAATAtaaattaaaacccttttaacgTTATGTTGTCTTGCACATTATCACTTAAATATGTTCTTTACAATTATttcaaactctttttttttttttttttttgcaaaactgttcTTTTGAAATTTATTATAGGTCAACTTTACAAGCCCTTTTAGCAGGTGGAAACAAGAaacgaaagaaaaaagaaaacaggACATGAACATATTAATTAAGACTTGACTAATAATCAAAGATGGAATGTTAACATACCTaaaaatttgaaattgaagctcatcatttccatcgCTTTCTTGCTCTTGTTGAATTTTCTTTGCACTACTGGCGGCTCCAGAGCTGCAATTTTCTATGTGGATTAATTTTAGTGTCATTATTTCTCCAATACTCTGAGGAATCTCCTCCAGTTTAAGGAGCTCAATCAGGATTAGTTGCTCAAGCATCGGAAAATTATCACTAGCTGCTTCCCACCTTTCCAGATCTCCGGACTTCATTCgtagatattttaatttttgaaacACAACATCTTCATCTAGTCTCCAGTCTGTTCCCCTGAATGCATGATTTGTTTTGAGAACCTCAAGATTGGGTAAATTAGCCAGCACACCCATATCTTCCCATGCCAAACAAGTAAAAATAAATGTCAATTGCTTGAGATTAGGCAGGAAAAAATCCCGGGAGAGAATCATCGGGTCAAAGCCTAGTAGTGCTTCTATAGTTAGTTTCTCCATCTGTTGTAATAGAATGATAGAATCAAGAATAGCAGGCCAGTCAACGGGTTTCAAAGACATAATCTTTAGCTTAATTAGATTGGGAGTTCTTCTTAGTATTTCTGCCAAAAAATGAGAGGACTTGACAACAAGTACTTGCAAATTATTGAGAAACAAAGGTTGTTCTCCATGACTTTCTGCCTCAAGAGGATTGGGTATAAACCCTGCAATAATGAGATGTCTTATCTCTGTCTTTGTCCAGATCTCTAGTGGGAGCTGCAAGTATCTGCTAAAACTACGAAGAATTATGGTCTGTAAATTCCACAATTTGGCTAGTGAAGGAGCTTTGGCTATTTTTGCAGCAACATATCTCAAATGTACAAGTTGAGGTATTACACCAGAGAAATCGTACTTAATTGAAGATACATCCAACACCTTAAGCAGCTCAAAATGTGAGATAATGGAACAAGGACGCTCATAAATATAAAAATGATTAATGCTCGTAAAAACCAAGCTGCGGATTGTACTGATAATACCACTCCCATGCCTATAACAATCAAGCGGCACAATCACTCTCCGTTCATTATTTATTCCTTCTGAGAAAATAGGGACATTCTCATTCTTGACATGTACAAAATTTTCAATTTGAGCTTCTCTTATGCACAGCTGCCGAAGAAGATCGTGAATTTTGCAAGTTTTCATTCTTCCATTAGCCTTCCGTTTACCAGCCAAAATTAGACTTCTATCAATTAACTCTTCTAGATACTCCTCTGCTATTATTTCTAACCTTTTATCGCATCTTGCCTTTATAAACTGCTCAGCAATCCATAGCCTAGTCAACTTCCAAACATAAATCTCCATATCTTCAGGAAAACCTCCAACATACAGAAAACAAGCCTTCAAATGTTGGGGCAAGTAACTGTAGCTCAAAGAAAGAATTGCTTGACATTGTTCAGAAACCGTACCAAAGAATGAGTTCAAATTTTCCTCAAGCTTCTTCCAATTATCATGGGTCGGTTCCATCTTTCCAAGAAGTCCAACAACGACAATAATTGATAGAGGTAATCCTCCGCATTGCTTTACGATATGCTTCCCAATTTCTTCTAGTTGCGGAGGATAGGGATCTTTTCCGAAAAGTCTTTCAGTAAATAGAATCCAACTATCTCCGAAATTTAGAAAAGACATACCATGAGGAGGAGAATCAGGGCAGCTGGCACAATCAGCAACATTTTTTAGCCGAGTGGTTAATAGAATTCGTCTTTTATTGTCATCATTTGGAAATACTCTTTGCATTTGGTCCCAAGCCTCAGTACTCCAAATATCATCTATGACAATTAGAAATCTCCTGCGCTTCAGACCTCTAAACACAATCTCCATCAGTTGATCGTTGCTCATTTCTTGATTGCTTCCAGTAATTGAGGAGACAACTTCAAGAAGCATTTGTCTCTCATTGTAGTTTTCAGAGACAGTGACCCATGCACGTTTATCAAATCGGGAACGAATAGATAGATCATCATAAACTTTTCTAGCGAGAGTTGACTTACCTATACCTCCCATACCGACAATTGGTATGACAATTAACTCATCTGTTTGGGCGGTGAGGCGATCTACTATGGTATTGAAGTCATCCTCCATCCCAACAATAGTACTGTCATCAGTTGCATACCTTCTTGATGATGAAGAAGTAATAGTTGCTTCTGTTGACTTGAATCCAAGCTTGTTAAACTTGATCAGCATCACCTCTTTCTTGAGAGAATCAACTTCTTTTTCCACTTCTAGCAATTCTTCAAAAAAGGATCTACAGGCCCTTTCTCGGTTATCTCCATTATCCGCTAGAATAGCGCTTCTAAGGCTTGAATCAACTCTATCTTCTGCTTTGTAGACTACATCTCTGATCCTCTTTTCTATAACCTTGAGAGTTTCAATATCTTTGGCTTCCATTGTAGTATCCTCAAGAAAAACTTGCAGAGCATATAAACTTTGATAAGCAGATTCAACATGTTGTATAGAGCGTCCACAAATTAAAGGTGATTTAGACTGCAGGAGTTGCTGCAACGTATGCATAAGTGAAGAAAGAGCAGCATAAGCCATTTCTCTGAGTCTGAGGggctaatttttttttgggataaTATGAGTTAATGATTATTGCAGTTTGTTGGAATAACTTAAAGATAGAGCCCTGCTTCAGTAGCTTAGTTATTACTATTAGGCTAGAGGTTTTGTCTATCCAAATGGTTTTACTTTTTTTTATCTCCACCTTTTTTTAAATGGGTGACAAAGACTTGGTGTAGTCATCTTTATCATTCATTTAATTAAAAGAGTGATGGATCTCCAGAACAAATGAGACCACAATCCAGTCTACTTTACATTACattataaaacaagaaaatcaaatTGTTTCACTTAATTAATAGTAATATAGATATGAGATCCAAACCTTAATAATGTTCAATTCAATGGGGTAGTTCTTTTCTATTTTATAGTAGTTTAATTGGGAGACAATTATTGACTAGTTTAATCAATTAGTCATAATTGACTAGTTTAATCAATTAGAACACAATTATTGTACTTATAGTATCATTTTTTTCACACACACATATTAGTACTTATTAGAAGCACGAGTTGGGGCCATTTTCGTCGTCAGGCACCaaactttttcgtcgtccgtttgtgggcccaaaaaaaatttgtgagcccacatattttaaacaactactaatatttaaaaataactactaatatttttttttaaaattgtgggccccatattaaacaccaaccagtaataaaaaaaaaaaaaaaagtggaacccaccacatccaaactcacgagaaaaaaaaagtggatcccatattaacaaaatcaagcaatattaaaaaaaaaaaaaaaagtgaatcccatattaaaaaaacaaacaatgttaaaaaaaaagtgcttagaaaatcaaacaattaaatcaataatgatgtattcattgccacatgcgtatcaacccattagagggagcaaatgaaattattgtacagcaacatacttaaaatacaaaaatgcttagaaaatcaaacaattaaatcaataatgatggatttattgtcacatgcgtatcaacccattagtgggagcaaatgaaattattgtacagcaacatacttaaaatacttatatatatatatatatatatatctgttttccaatttttgaaaaaaaataattgtgggcccatatagcctgatggattcattgtcacatgcgtatcaacccattagagggagcaaatgaaattattgtacagcaacatacttaaaatacaaaagtgcttagaaaatcaaacaattaaatcaataatgatggatttattgccacatgtgtatcaacccattagtgggagcaaatgaaattattgtacagcaacatacttaaaatactttaaaaaaaaagtgtggtcctcatattaaacaccaaccaatattaaaaaattcaaaaaaacaccaaccaattaagcatttaaaaaaaaaaaagtgtggtccccatattaaacaccaaccaatatttaaaaaaaaaaaaaaccaaccaatattttaaaaaaataaataaataaagtggaacccaccatctccaaactcacgggaaaaaaaaggtggactccatattaacaaaatcaagcaatataaaaaaaaagtgaatcccatattaaaaaaacaaacaatgtcaaaaaaaagagtgcagactttgtattcgtagcaaatactaatataataaagttttagatacggagcacaaactacaatattatattaatcgtgttttgaacatagtatctcatattgacaaaatcaagcaatataaaaaaaaaagtgaatcccatattaaaaaaacaaacaatgtcaaaaaaaagtgcagactttgtattcatagcaaacactaatataattttttaaaatatttaatatgATTTCAGcataagtaatttttttttaaatcttatcAGCCATACTAAATATTTTAAGAATAAAACTGTTAGTAACTTGATATACTCATAAGCATGTTCTAATAATATTTACATTAGTTAAAATGTTTGTATAAATTGATAAGGAATACACATGCAATGCACGTGCTCAGAACTAGTACTATTAAAATGCTCTTCAAACAACATTCAAGTGAAAAGTTCATGAAACTTCTGCTTGAAACAATAATACTAATACAATTTGATATGCTAAAATTGATATTTTATTATGCCTAATGGGTTAGATAGCATACTTGAACTGATAGAATATAAGCAAATGATTAAAATGTATATACATGAATAATTGAAGAATGCAAATACGGAACTCCATCCAACAATACTTGTTCTATTGATTTATCAGAAATGCAAACTTAAAAGAAATTTTACAAAATTGAAATAAAGAATGAAAGTTAAAGAGAAGACCTTTGTGACATCAAGCCAATCAACATGAAAAGCGATATATAGGGTAATTTGATGAACTTCACATTGCAttgttgattttttaatatacgtattttttattaaaatgacatttattatgggacggagggaatagCAGTTTACACTGCTGCACCTATTTTTTCCAGACTACTACTTGGTTGGGGTGAGAAAAAAGTTACCATTCCAAGAGAATTGACTAGTTTAATCAATTAGAACACAATTTCTGTACTTATAGTATCATTTTTTCATATATAGAGCTAAACCAAATAAAACCCTTCTAATGTATGTGCTTGTCATTATCACTTAAATCAATTATTGGCGTCAATTCTAACCCCTTTTACAATACTATTCTTCCTTATATGTTATAGGTCATTAATGATTTTATAGCTAACAAAATTGAAGGACattttgagcattttaatattactAGTTCTCATGCATTGCATGTGTATCCCTTATCAATCTGTACAAACATTTTAACTAATGTAAATATCATTAGAACATGCTTATGAGTATATCAAGTTACTAACAGTTTTATTCTTAAAATATTTAGGGTGGCTGATAAGATTGAAATTCTTTTTTACTTATGCTGAAATCTTCAAACAACATTCAAGTGAAATGTTCATGGAACTTCTGCTTGAAACAATAATACTAATACTATTTGATATGCTAAAATTGATATTTTATTATGCTTAAAGGGTTAGATAACATACTTGAAATGATAAAATATAAGCAAATGATTAAAATGTATATACATGAATAATTGAAGAATGCAAATACGGAACTCCATCCAACAATACTGTCTATTGATTTATCAGAAGCGCAAACTTAAAAGAAATTTTACAAAATTGAAATAAAGAATGAAAAAGTTAAAGAGAAGACCTTTGTAACATCAAGCCAATCAACATGAAAAGAGGTATAAGTTTTCTCCTAGCACTTAGAGGTacttgtcatcatatcatacaaaATGAAAAAGCTAAACAAAGCAATATATTAATGAGAATAAGAAAGAaccaataaataaaaaattaggtAAGAAACAAAAGACGAGGATGAAACACAAAGTAGTGGACTGACATTTTCTAGTCCAATTTATAGATAGACAAACTGTATATTGGAAGGTTGTTAATGAATGTGTTTAACGGCAGAAGGTAAAAGGACCAACAATTAAAGTTCATTAAAAAGTGTAAAATGGTAAGTTGTAACATCTAACCATGTATTCGGTCTAGTTTAGCTGTGATTATTTATATAACAAAAAATATTAGTGAAGGGAGGAGGAAGAGACTCATGGAGAATGTAGTACTCCCAAAAGAGAACATCAATGAATCTGTAATGGTTAATAGTTTGGCAATTTATAAGACTTCAAAAGCTTAGAGTTAGTAGTTGAAAAGACCACCAAAACGTTGAATGGGTATACGAAGTTGAAAAACAATTCTAAGGAAGTTTAAAAGAAACCAAAACATTGAATAGATATAGAGGAAGATGAACAAGCAAATCTAAGGCATTGAATATGCAGTAAGTGGCAATCTTAGGAAATTAAGCGTATCTATACTCATTCGCCTGATTCATTATTGGGCAACTTTATGGTTTATTAAATGGTAAATTTTtggtacaaaaaatatatataaaaataatgttTAAGCAAAAATTAGTGAAGGCCATTTTCGTAATTCACTAGGCTTAGGACCTTCCACTTTTAGTATCATATGATTATAATTATATTAATGTGGCTATTCAAGAACCTCAATGCTGCATTTTCACAAGTCATCATATGATTCGTTTTTCCCATTGAACTTGGTTATAAGATCTCTAGTCCCTATGTTGGGTTTCCTCATATATGACTCAAGAATTTATGGGATTCAATCCCATCCCCCTCGATGTGCTCCAGACCCTTTCTCTTGCCAAGGCCTTGGTTAATGGAACTGCAAGATTATCACATGATTTGACATAATCAACATTAATGGTACCACTCGTCAAATATGATCTCATAGTACTGTGTTTTTTCCTTATAAGTATAGATTTACCGTTGTAATAACAGTTTTGAACTCTACCAATTGTAGCGgtgctatcacaatgaattaaaataggaggaattggtttttcaaaataaggTATTTGAAACGATAAATCTCTTAACCAATTCACTTCTTCACTAGTTGAAGCTAAAGCAACTAGTTCAGCCTTCATGATAGAGTTAGCAATAATAGTTTACTCTTTTGATTTCTAACAAATAGCACCACCTACCAGAGTAAAAATATAGCTAGTAGTAGAACAGGAATCACCAGATAAAGTGTTTCAATTTGCATCAAAAAAGCCTTCAATTACAGCAGGATATTTTTGATAAAACAAGCCATAAGATTTTGTACCAATtaaatatttcataactctcATTATTGAAGGACATTTACTAAATACAACATGCGGAATAACATCTGTATATATCAGTGCTAGTTCAAAATGGAACAGAAACGGACGGGAAAAAGTTGAACAAAGACAGGGAAGCAGGAAAGTAATCATGCTATGATAAATTAATTCATACGTTGTCTACTTTGTAGATTTTACATTAGCCTGTACTTCAAGCTGGAATCTGGAAACCTCCATGTTAAACAAAAATGCCTAAACTTTTAAGCTTAACAGTAAAAAACAATGTGAACGGCGAGAAAAGGAGATAACTTGATCTGAAGAATTATAACACTTGCCTCTTCAATTCCTATAAGCAAAATTCCCTCAAGGGAAGTGATAGAGAGAAACAAATAGAACTTAATGCAAGAACGAAAATCCCAGAGGACATAACTAATCATGCACTGCGTTCTTCCTAAAGAAACGCTCTAAAAATTTTGGAAGCTGAGTTTCCTCTTCTTCATGTGCTGCTCGAAGAAAGGTTTCTTCGCCTTTTCAACAGCTTCTTGCTTCTTCTTTGGGATCTTACTCGGCTTGCTTCTACCTTTGTTTTTCTTCTTCATAGGAATACTTTTAGCTGCCTCGATAGCAGCTTCCTTTTCTGCTTCAATTTCCTCCTTTGTTTGTTAGCTCCAACATGATATATAGTCTCTGGAGTGAGCTTATCAAGAAGAGAGCGGGACTTCCTTCTCTCTTCTTTGTTTAGATGTTTCAAATGGATTTGCCACCCAAGAATCGAAGTTGGGTTCTCCGGATCCTGGAATTAAGATAGCAGACCAACCATCGAGTGTCCTATGCCTAAAACATCTTCATATGGTCTGAACACAACCTTCTTTACTTGGTATCCTTTCGCAACTGTGTGGGTCATATAACGGCTATAATTCTGAGATCCAGAAGGATCTCCGAAAACTTGTACAAAACATCTGGTTGCAGTAGCAAGTAAACCTTTTTGACTAAAATCCAAGGCCTTGCAATGACCTGGTAACGTTTGGAGAACCTCAAACTTTCTCAAATCCCAAATCTTTATTTCCTTTCCATACCGGCACTAGCCATTAGATGGCCTTCAGGATGGAATGGTAGACAGAGGGGTCCGGCGCCTAAATGGCACTTTTTTTAAGCAAAAAAACCGAAAGGGGTTGTAAACTACACCATAAACCAAAAGGGGTTTATCGTGCAGTGCTCCACGATTTGCATATTCATTTAACGAACTCGTTTCAGCATCCgtcaaaaaaaaatcttttgcaAATCGTAGAGCCCTCCACGTTTTGCAACATTAATTTAAACAAAGAATTTGGCAAATCGTAGTGCTCTCCACGTTTTGCAAACcacatataatttttttagaaaaaattaaaGTTGCAAAACGTTTAATGTTCGAAAACTGAAAAACCAATAACAGTAGCAACAGAAAACTAGTGTCTTCTACAATCATGCTGAGTGAGtgacttcacttttttttttttttttttttttttatactcttCAGTTTTCTTGTCATGGGACAGATAAGTTTTGTTCTATTTTATCTAAAAACTATGCCAGAAACACCTTTAAGACTTCTCGTGAAGGGAATACATTCCGGTCATGGTTATGCTTCGCAGTAGgagtgtacaaagtaaaccgataaaacgcaccaaaccgataaatcgagtcaaatcgagaaaaaaattcgactagtggtttggtttaacttggtttggtattgaaaaaaaaaaacccgaccataattggtttggtttggttttagctaaaaaaagtcaaaccgaaccaaaccaacccgacattacatgtattcaatttttaaaatattttatacataaaaatatctatttgtaatgtaatttataaatatttcttaaatttttttcgtagtttttttttatctattatcatattattcaagcttgaacttaaaattttgaatgtcaataagttttatatcctatggatattagtaactcatataaagtccaaacccAAACCAACTctaacactaatactaacaaaagaaattcaatttaccactaggaatggtAATACTgtaggatatctgttctttagttttgcataattggtttagagagtgaaaatacataactttaagttttttttcttgtcatgtaattaatacttattagccatatttattttagcattatttagtatttttagattatgatcattttttttatggcttattaattagcaatatttgttttaaccgattttattatcttttgttgaacaTTTTAAtataatgtcatcactcttctcacattttgtgttattttcttatgaaacaccttaaatgtatagatgtatatatcttattaggactaaagaaatatttgaa
Encoded proteins:
- the LOC132641609 gene encoding putative late blight resistance protein homolog R1A-10; this encodes MAYAALSSLMHTLQQLLQSKSPLICGRSIQHVESAYQSLYALQVFLEDTTMEAKDIETLKVIEKRIRDVVYKAEDRVDSSLRSAILADNGDNRERACRSFFEELLEVEKEVDSLKKEVMLIKFNKLGFKSTEATITSSSSRRYATDDSTIVGMEDDFNTIVDRLTAQTDELIVIPIVGMGGIGKSTLARKVYDDLSIRSRFDKRAWVTVSENYNERQMLLEVVSSITGSNQEMSNDQLMEIVFRGLKRRRFLIVIDDIWSTEAWDQMQRVFPNDDNKRRILLTTRLKNVADCASCPDSPPHGMSFLNFGDSWILFTERLFGKDPYPPQLEEIGKHIVKQCGGLPLSIIVVVGLLGKMEPTHDNWKKLEENLNSFFGTVSEQCQAILSLSYSYLPQHLKACFLYVGGFPEDMEIYVWKLTRLWIAEQFIKARCDKRLEIIAEEYLEELIDRSLILAGKRKANGRMKTCKIHDLLRQLCIREAQIENFVHVKNENVPIFSEGINNERRVIVPLDCYRHGSGIISTIRSLVFTSINHFYIYERPCSIISHFELLKVLDVSSIKYDFSGVIPQLVHLRYVAAKIAKAPSLAKLWNLQTIILRSFSRYLQLPLEIWTKTEIRHLIIAGFIPNPLEAESHGEQPLFLNNLQVLVVKSSHFLAEILRRTPNLIKLKIMSLKPVDWPAILDSIILLQQMEKLTIEALLGFDPMILSRDFFLPNLKQLTFIFTCLAWEDMGVLANLPNLEVLKTNHAFRGTDWRLDEDVVFQKLKYLRMKSGDLERWEAASDNFPMLEQLILIELLKLEEIPQSIGEIMTLKLIHIENCSSGAASSAKKIQQEQESDGNDELQFQIFRRWPYKEEEDYSSL